A section of the Metabacillus endolithicus genome encodes:
- a CDS encoding tetratricopeptide repeat protein: protein MGRQLSKQQKRAQVVPFLQDGQYYYNKGLKAYREYNYQKASKYLQKSIELDPNDSMKLSQLAAIYTDMGKYSQSNELLSHILEELDQDMTECHYLMANNYAHLGLFQEAYKCATEYANKEPYGEFTEENEDLIDLLTMEDDDEEPFLKDPDDLILKQDAAKSLLETSQFEEAILLLEEIVAEYPEFWSAHNNLSLAYFYVGEVEKAKEYLQTVLERNPGNLHAYCNLLVFYYYERQDDKVEELANTLSTVHPLLFEHRYKLGATFALVGYYPLAYKWLRSLHKQGYEGDEVFYYWLSYAAYFTGNVSFSEQMWERVLKENKDKAGSEPWNLNADSNQRVSNMTLEERLYAIFLAIQTKNLDQLHEYQSSAVPQSQLEKEFIKLALSKHFDSYDQVSSLYQIAESLFVHSEHDELFLFSFRILMKAYKQNYSLKNYQGWAAALDYVWRSQANQAITQTVIASEYGTSVSSVGKYVKLVKSILA, encoded by the coding sequence GTGGGAAGACAATTGAGCAAACAACAAAAAAGAGCACAGGTTGTCCCGTTTCTCCAAGATGGACAATATTACTATAATAAGGGCCTCAAGGCTTACCGTGAATATAACTATCAAAAGGCAAGTAAATATTTACAGAAGAGCATTGAGTTAGATCCGAATGACTCAATGAAGCTGTCTCAGCTAGCAGCCATCTATACAGATATGGGGAAATACAGCCAATCAAATGAATTGCTTTCACACATACTTGAAGAGCTTGATCAGGATATGACGGAATGTCATTATTTAATGGCAAATAATTACGCACATCTTGGACTGTTTCAGGAAGCCTACAAGTGTGCGACTGAATATGCAAATAAAGAGCCATATGGTGAGTTTACTGAAGAAAATGAAGATCTTATTGATCTTTTAACGATGGAAGATGATGATGAAGAGCCATTTTTAAAAGATCCTGATGATTTAATTTTAAAACAGGATGCGGCAAAATCATTACTTGAAACAAGTCAGTTTGAAGAAGCGATTTTACTTCTTGAGGAAATTGTTGCTGAATACCCTGAATTTTGGTCGGCACACAACAACTTATCTTTAGCCTATTTTTATGTTGGAGAAGTGGAAAAAGCTAAAGAGTACCTTCAAACTGTCCTTGAACGGAATCCAGGCAATTTACATGCTTATTGTAATCTTTTAGTATTCTATTATTATGAACGCCAGGATGACAAGGTTGAGGAGCTTGCAAATACTCTATCGACTGTACACCCGCTTTTATTTGAGCATCGCTATAAATTGGGGGCAACATTCGCTTTAGTTGGTTATTATCCTTTAGCATACAAATGGCTTCGTTCACTACACAAACAAGGCTACGAAGGTGATGAAGTATTCTACTATTGGCTGTCATATGCAGCTTATTTTACAGGAAATGTATCATTCTCTGAGCAAATGTGGGAGCGAGTATTAAAGGAAAACAAAGATAAAGCAGGCTCAGAGCCGTGGAATTTAAACGCTGATTCAAATCAGCGAGTGAGCAATATGACACTAGAAGAGCGCCTATACGCGATTTTCTTGGCCATACAAACAAAAAATCTCGATCAACTACATGAATATCAATCATCAGCTGTCCCACAATCACAGCTGGAAAAAGAGTTCATCAAACTAGCTTTATCTAAACATTTTGATTCATATGATCAGGTCTCGTCTCTCTATCAAATAGCAGAGTCTTTATTCGTTCATTCCGAGCATGATGAATTATTTTTGTTCTCATTCCGTATTTTAATGAAAGCTTATAAACAAAATTACTCGCTAAAAAACTATCAAGGCTGGGCTGCTGCTCTGGACTATGTATGGAGAAGCCAAGCGAACCAGGCAATTACACAAACTGTTATTGCTTCTGAGTATGGCACATCGGTATCGTCTGTAGGAAAGTATGTAAAGCTTGTGAAAAGTATTTTAGCTTAA
- the hisB gene encoding imidazoleglycerol-phosphate dehydratase HisB: MTRTASIERQTKETQISLSFNIDGTGQSSLKTDVPFMDHMLDLFTKHGQFDLTINANGDVEIDDHHTTEDIGICLGNALREALGDKRGIKRYGNAFVPMDETLAQVVVDLSNRPHLEFRAELPSPKVGTFDTENVHEFLWKLALEARMNLHVIVHYGHNTHHIIEAIFKALARALDEATSIDPRMEGVLPSTKGML; encoded by the coding sequence ATGACAAGAACAGCTTCGATTGAACGTCAAACAAAAGAAACGCAAATTTCACTGTCTTTTAATATAGATGGAACAGGTCAATCATCTCTTAAAACAGATGTGCCATTCATGGATCATATGCTTGATCTTTTTACAAAGCACGGGCAATTTGATTTAACGATAAATGCAAATGGAGACGTTGAAATTGACGATCACCACACAACAGAAGATATCGGCATTTGCCTTGGTAACGCGTTGCGTGAGGCATTAGGCGATAAACGCGGAATTAAGCGTTACGGAAATGCATTTGTGCCAATGGATGAGACGTTAGCACAGGTTGTAGTTGACTTGAGTAATCGTCCACATCTTGAGTTTCGCGCTGAACTGCCAAGTCCTAAAGTCGGCACATTCGATACAGAAAATGTTCATGAATTTTTATGGAAGCTGGCTCTTGAGGCACGCATGAATTTACATGTGATTGTTCACTACGGTCATAACACACACCATATTATTGAAGCGATTTTTAAAGCATTAGCAAGAGCATTGGATGAGGCAACAAGTATTGACCCACGTATGGAAGGGGTACTTCCTTCAACGAAAGGGATGTTATAA
- the hisD gene encoding histidinol dehydrogenase, with protein sequence MKITQITDKKVSLRRTIDTGTEDQRKIVQSIISTVRGEGDSALFSYTEKFDRVNLSNLKVTEEEFTAAYETLDEELVEIIREAAANIRAFHEKQKRESWISYDDNGTMLGQKITALDAVGVYVPGGTAAYPSSVLMNVIPAQVAGVKRIVITSPPNEQGTLPAGVLVAAKELGIAEIYKVGGAQAIAALAYGTETIAAVDKIMGPGNIFVALAKREVFGIVDIDMIAGPSEIVVLADETAKPNEIAADLLSQAEHDKNSSSILVTTSMKQAEEVKAEVKKQVETLPRKEIAKASVEAYGHIYVADDLETAIAVVNELAPEHLEVLTENPLASLNDIRHAGAIFLGRYSSEPVGDYFAGPNHVLPTNGTARFSSPLNVDDFMKKSSIISYSEKAFLNNYSKVAKLARLEGLEAHARAMEERLK encoded by the coding sequence ATGAAGATTACTCAAATTACAGACAAAAAAGTATCACTGAGAAGAACGATTGATACGGGAACAGAGGATCAACGTAAAATTGTTCAATCAATTATTTCGACAGTTCGTGGAGAAGGAGATTCAGCTCTTTTTTCTTACACCGAAAAATTTGATCGCGTTAACTTGTCTAATCTTAAAGTAACCGAAGAGGAATTTACAGCTGCATATGAAACACTTGATGAAGAACTAGTTGAAATTATTCGTGAAGCTGCAGCTAATATTCGTGCCTTTCATGAAAAGCAAAAAAGAGAATCTTGGATCAGTTATGATGATAACGGCACGATGCTTGGACAGAAAATTACAGCTCTTGATGCAGTCGGGGTGTATGTACCAGGTGGGACAGCGGCCTATCCATCTTCTGTGTTAATGAACGTCATTCCAGCGCAAGTTGCCGGGGTGAAAAGAATTGTGATTACGTCTCCACCAAATGAGCAGGGAACACTACCAGCTGGCGTCTTAGTTGCGGCGAAGGAGCTTGGCATCGCTGAAATATACAAAGTTGGTGGCGCACAGGCAATTGCTGCGTTAGCGTATGGAACGGAAACGATTGCGGCAGTTGATAAGATTATGGGTCCTGGTAATATTTTTGTTGCTCTTGCGAAGCGTGAAGTGTTCGGCATTGTTGATATCGACATGATTGCAGGTCCAAGTGAAATTGTGGTATTAGCAGATGAAACAGCTAAACCAAACGAAATTGCAGCAGATCTCCTGTCACAGGCTGAGCATGATAAAAATTCATCTAGTATCCTTGTCACAACATCAATGAAGCAGGCTGAAGAAGTGAAAGCGGAAGTGAAAAAGCAAGTAGAAACTCTTCCTAGAAAGGAAATTGCGAAGGCATCAGTTGAAGCATACGGTCATATTTATGTTGCGGATGATTTGGAAACAGCCATTGCGGTTGTTAATGAGCTTGCCCCTGAGCATCTTGAAGTGTTAACGGAGAATCCTTTGGCAAGCTTAAATGATATTCGCCACGCTGGAGCCATTTTCCTTGGCCGATATAGCTCTGAGCCAGTTGGTGATTATTTCGCAGGTCCGAACCATGTGTTGCCAACGAATGGTACGGCACGTTTTTCAAGTCCATTAAATGTTGATGATTTTATGAAAAAATCAAGCATCATTTCTTATAGTGAAAAAGCATTTTTAAATAACTATTCAAAAGTTGCAAAGCTAGCACGCTTAGAAGGTTTAGAAGCACATGCCCGCGCAATGGAAGAACGACTTAAATAA
- the hisA gene encoding 1-(5-phosphoribosyl)-5-[(5-phosphoribosylamino)methylideneamino]imidazole-4-carboxamide isomerase: MSQFIIYPAIDMRGGKCVRLLQGDYNKETVYGDSPFDMAKTFDDQGASWIHMVDLDGAKAGKLVNHQHVIDAATKLSAKIQIGGGIRTEEDVEFYLSNGVDRVILGSAAISNPDFVKKMLATYGEKIAIGIDAKDGYVSTEGWLNTSNVKATDLGKELAAAGAEVFIFTDIATDGMLSGPNVEAVVEMAKATGKEVIASGGVSSLKDLETLAEYQQEGVAGAIVGKALYTNQFSLADALKVGKQS; the protein is encoded by the coding sequence ATGAGCCAATTTATTATTTATCCGGCAATTGATATGCGCGGCGGCAAATGCGTACGATTGCTTCAAGGTGACTATAACAAGGAAACAGTCTATGGTGATTCTCCTTTTGATATGGCGAAGACGTTTGACGATCAGGGAGCAAGCTGGATTCACATGGTAGATTTAGATGGAGCAAAAGCAGGTAAGCTTGTTAACCATCAGCATGTAATAGATGCAGCTACGAAACTATCAGCTAAAATTCAAATTGGCGGCGGCATTCGTACGGAGGAAGATGTAGAGTTTTACCTTTCAAACGGAGTTGACCGAGTGATTTTAGGTAGTGCGGCAATTTCTAATCCTGATTTCGTGAAAAAAATGCTCGCTACATATGGAGAAAAAATCGCAATTGGTATTGATGCGAAAGATGGTTATGTGTCAACAGAGGGCTGGTTGAATACATCAAATGTGAAAGCAACAGATCTTGGAAAAGAGCTTGCTGCTGCAGGTGCTGAGGTGTTTATTTTTACAGATATCGCAACAGACGGAATGCTTTCTGGACCTAATGTGGAAGCGGTCGTTGAAATGGCAAAAGCAACAGGAAAAGAAGTAATTGCTTCTGGTGGGGTAAGCTCATTAAAAGATTTAGAGACTCTTGCTGAATATCAGCAAGAAGGTGTTGCGGGTGCGATTGTAGGAAAGGCGCTATATACAAATCAGTTTTCTCTTGCGGATGCTTTAAAGGTAGGAAAACAATCATGA
- a CDS encoding acyltransferase, whose translation MRRTTRYPVTGANSLWHVYKTVPFWKVVKNFIVIQLARYTPFLGMKNWLYRTFLRMKVGDQTSFALMVMLDVMFPEKISVGRNTVIGYNTTILAHEYLINEYRLGDVEIGSEVLIGANSTILPGVIIGDGAIVSAGTLVHKDVPAGAFVGGNPMRIIYTKEELANRGGEAASHD comes from the coding sequence GTGAGAAGAACAACACGTTATCCTGTCACAGGAGCAAATTCATTATGGCATGTATATAAAACCGTGCCATTTTGGAAGGTTGTTAAAAACTTTATTGTGATTCAGCTTGCGAGGTATACCCCGTTTTTAGGAATGAAAAATTGGCTGTACCGCACTTTTTTGCGGATGAAGGTTGGCGATCAAACATCATTCGCCCTTATGGTCATGCTTGATGTGATGTTCCCAGAAAAAATCTCGGTTGGTCGAAACACGGTAATTGGCTATAATACCACGATTTTAGCTCATGAATATTTGATTAATGAATACCGCCTCGGCGATGTTGAAATTGGCAGCGAAGTACTAATTGGCGCTAACTCAACGATATTACCAGGTGTGATCATCGGGGATGGGGCCATTGTTTCAGCAGGAACTCTTGTTCACAAAGATGTCCCAGCAGGAGCATTTGTCGGCGGTAACCCCATGAGAATCATCTATACAAAAGAAGAGCTGGCAAACAGGGGAGGAGAGGCTGCTAGTCATGACTAG
- the hisF gene encoding imidazole glycerol phosphate synthase subunit HisF produces the protein MITKRIIPCLDVKEGRVVKGIQFLGLRDAGDPVELAKFYDQEGADELVFLDISASHEGRKTMVDVVEQVAAQLAIPFTVGGGINSLEDMKRILRAGADKVSLNTAALVNPELITEGAGFFGSQCIVVAIDAKYDEELGSWRVFTHGGRNATDWEVVEWAKEAVKRGAGEILLTSMDSDGEKSGFNIALNKAVSEAVTVPVIASGGAGNADHFLHAFQEGKADAALAASIFHYKETSVKEVKAYLDQQGVNVR, from the coding sequence ATGATTACAAAACGAATCATACCATGCTTAGATGTAAAAGAAGGACGAGTTGTAAAAGGAATTCAGTTTTTAGGACTAAGAGACGCAGGTGACCCAGTTGAGCTTGCGAAGTTTTATGATCAAGAAGGGGCAGATGAGTTAGTTTTCTTAGACATTTCTGCCTCTCATGAAGGTCGAAAAACAATGGTCGATGTTGTAGAACAGGTTGCTGCTCAGCTAGCAATTCCTTTTACAGTAGGTGGAGGAATTAACTCACTTGAAGATATGAAAAGAATTCTTCGTGCAGGTGCAGATAAGGTTTCTTTAAACACAGCTGCTTTAGTAAATCCGGAGCTTATTACAGAGGGAGCAGGTTTCTTTGGCTCTCAATGTATCGTTGTCGCAATTGATGCGAAATATGATGAAGAGTTAGGCAGTTGGAGAGTGTTTACTCATGGTGGCCGTAATGCAACTGATTGGGAAGTTGTGGAATGGGCAAAAGAAGCTGTGAAACGTGGTGCCGGGGAAATTCTTCTTACAAGCATGGACAGTGATGGAGAAAAAAGCGGATTTAATATCGCCCTAAATAAAGCGGTTAGTGAAGCAGTCACTGTTCCAGTTATTGCGTCAGGTGGAGCTGGAAATGCTGACCACTTTTTACATGCTTTTCAAGAAGGAAAAGCAGATGCTGCTCTAGCTGCTTCCATTTTTCATTACAAAGAAACGTCGGTTAAAGAAGTAAAAGCATACTTAGATCAACAGGGGGTGAATGTACGATGA
- the hisG gene encoding ATP phosphoribosyltransferase codes for MSQVLTIAMPKGRIFEEAADMLRKADYQLPPEFDESRKLILDVPNENIRFILAKPMDVVTYVEHGVADVGIAGKDVMLEEDRDVYEVLDLKISECYLAVAGLPNAKLSDVAPKVATKYPKVASSYFREQGEQVEIIKLNGSIELAPLIGLADRIVDIVSTGRTLKENGLVELEHICHITSRLIVNPVSYRMKDEPIDELVERLSKVIGG; via the coding sequence ATGAGTCAAGTGTTAACGATTGCGATGCCAAAGGGAAGAATTTTTGAAGAGGCAGCAGATATGCTTCGTAAAGCAGATTATCAGCTTCCTCCTGAGTTTGATGAATCAAGAAAATTAATTTTAGATGTTCCAAATGAGAATATTCGCTTTATCTTGGCTAAGCCAATGGATGTTGTCACATATGTTGAGCACGGTGTGGCTGACGTTGGAATTGCTGGAAAGGACGTTATGCTTGAGGAAGATCGTGACGTGTATGAGGTGTTGGATCTGAAGATTAGCGAATGCTACTTAGCTGTTGCGGGTCTTCCGAATGCCAAACTATCAGATGTTGCTCCAAAAGTAGCAACAAAATATCCAAAAGTCGCTTCAAGCTATTTCCGTGAGCAAGGTGAGCAGGTTGAAATTATTAAACTAAATGGTTCAATTGAGCTTGCCCCTTTAATAGGCTTAGCTGACCGAATTGTTGACATCGTTTCAACAGGACGAACTTTAAAAGAAAATGGCTTAGTGGAGCTTGAGCATATTTGCCATATTACATCACGTCTTATCGTAAATCCGGTGAGCTATCGTATGAAGGATGAACCGATTGATGAGCTGGTGGAACGTCTATCGAAAGTAATTGGAGGATAA
- a CDS encoding DUF3231 family protein: MDKMEHHIDLTSAELAALWTSYMTESASNPILKYFSKIVVDEEITQVINFTLQKSTEHLSTLKEIFNKENYPIPIGFSDEDVNFDAPRLYSDTYMLYFIRNLGKAGIAADGMAFSTSARKDIRDLYFHYLIEAAKVEDAAKEVMLSKGLFIRPPYIATPDHPDIVKKQNFLRGWFGDRRTLTADEIAHIFMNHTNNANGKALLIGFAQTAGSEELRNHFVRGIDLAKSIMESLSQLLEESTLPSPMTWDTEVTDSTISPFSDKLMLFHVMSLNGIGIGNIGGSLALSLRRDIAAKYFKMIKDIGLYAEDGVNIMIKNGWFERPPQAIDREFLSKKKT; this comes from the coding sequence ATGGATAAAATGGAACATCATATCGACTTAACATCAGCGGAGCTTGCAGCACTGTGGACGTCCTATATGACAGAGAGTGCATCCAATCCAATATTGAAGTATTTCAGCAAAATTGTCGTAGATGAAGAAATAACACAGGTGATTAACTTTACTTTACAAAAGTCAACTGAACACCTTTCTACATTAAAAGAAATTTTTAATAAAGAGAACTACCCAATTCCCATTGGCTTTTCTGATGAAGATGTTAACTTTGATGCGCCGAGATTATATTCTGATACGTACATGCTTTACTTTATTCGCAACTTGGGTAAAGCTGGAATTGCTGCAGATGGAATGGCATTTTCTACGTCAGCAAGAAAAGACATTAGGGACTTATATTTTCACTATTTAATTGAAGCTGCTAAGGTTGAGGATGCAGCAAAAGAAGTCATGCTCTCTAAAGGACTCTTTATTCGTCCTCCATATATTGCAACACCAGATCACCCAGATATAGTCAAAAAACAAAATTTCTTACGTGGCTGGTTTGGTGATCGGAGAACATTAACTGCAGATGAAATTGCACATATTTTCATGAATCACACAAATAATGCAAATGGAAAGGCATTATTAATTGGTTTTGCCCAAACTGCAGGTTCTGAGGAATTAAGAAATCATTTTGTAAGGGGAATAGATTTAGCAAAATCAATCATGGAATCTTTAAGTCAACTACTAGAAGAAAGCACACTCCCCTCCCCTATGACATGGGATACGGAGGTAACTGATTCGACCATTTCCCCTTTTTCGGATAAATTGATGCTATTTCATGTTATGTCATTAAACGGAATAGGCATAGGGAATATTGGTGGCTCACTTGCTTTATCATTAAGACGTGATATAGCAGCCAAATATTTCAAAATGATAAAAGACATTGGATTATATGCTGAGGACGGTGTAAATATCATGATTAAGAACGGATGGTTTGAGAGACCACCTCAGGCTATTGATCGAGAATTCCTATCTAAAAAAAAGACTTAA
- the hisIE gene encoding bifunctional phosphoribosyl-AMP cyclohydrolase/phosphoribosyl-ATP diphosphatase HisIE produces MNVKFDQNGLVPAIVQDAASKEVLTLAYMNEESLQKTLDTKETWFYSRSRQELWHKGATSGNIQKVVEMRYDCDQDAILVLVQPQGPACHTGAYTCFSETIDKQEVSPAQDRFEILNTLEKLIAERESELPEGSYTTYLFTEGVDKILKKVGEEAGEVIIASKNRDHDELKWEVADLLFHLMVLLREQKLPLDEVLKVLEERHTK; encoded by the coding sequence ATGAACGTTAAATTTGACCAAAATGGCTTGGTTCCGGCGATCGTACAGGACGCGGCAAGTAAAGAAGTGTTAACACTTGCTTATATGAATGAAGAATCGTTACAAAAAACGTTGGATACGAAAGAAACTTGGTTTTACAGCCGTTCTAGACAAGAGCTTTGGCACAAAGGTGCAACGTCTGGGAATATACAAAAAGTGGTTGAAATGAGATATGATTGTGATCAAGATGCAATACTTGTTCTTGTTCAGCCTCAAGGTCCAGCATGTCATACAGGTGCCTACACATGTTTTAGTGAAACAATTGATAAACAAGAAGTATCACCTGCACAAGATCGCTTCGAGATTTTAAATACGCTAGAAAAATTAATTGCTGAACGTGAAAGTGAGCTTCCAGAAGGTTCGTATACAACTTACTTATTTACTGAAGGTGTAGATAAAATTTTGAAGAAGGTTGGGGAAGAAGCAGGGGAAGTGATTATTGCTTCTAAAAACCGCGACCATGATGAGTTGAAATGGGAAGTGGCTGATCTGCTATTTCACTTAATGGTTTTATTACGAGAGCAGAAGTTACCTTTAGATGAAGTATTGAAAGTATTAGAGGAACGACATACAAAATAA
- a CDS encoding ATP phosphoribosyltransferase regulatory subunit: MFMFEKPLGMVDTLPNLYEVKKKTRRAMTNEIEAWGFEFIETPTLEYYETVGVQSAILDQQLFKLLDQQGHTLVLRPDVTAPIARVAASKLFNNLYPQRLAYSANVFRAQQNEGGRPAEFEQVGVELIGDGTTSADAEAIALMISVLKKAGLKNFKIAIGHIGYANALFKEVLGNQERADVLRRFLYEKNYVGYREHVKGLPLSSIDKERLFTLLKLRGGIEKVDEAKELVTSQEARSSLEEVSQLWNALEAYQVTDYLKLDLNIVSHMSYYTGVLFEVYADNVGFIIGNGGRYDHLFEKFNRAAPATGFGLHLDRLIEALNETEEAKLQCVIYSQERRAEAISFATELREDGKRVVMQDITGIKDVDAYTKKFEEVSYFIGSRKEEL; encoded by the coding sequence ATGTTTATGTTTGAAAAACCGCTTGGAATGGTTGATACATTACCAAATTTATATGAAGTGAAGAAGAAGACTCGTCGTGCGATGACGAATGAAATAGAAGCTTGGGGTTTTGAATTTATTGAAACACCAACTCTTGAATATTACGAAACAGTCGGAGTTCAGTCTGCGATTTTAGATCAGCAGCTTTTTAAATTGTTAGATCAACAAGGTCATACTTTAGTGCTGCGTCCGGATGTGACAGCACCAATTGCACGTGTGGCTGCATCAAAATTATTTAATAATCTTTATCCGCAACGCCTTGCTTACTCTGCCAATGTTTTCCGTGCACAGCAAAACGAAGGTGGTCGCCCGGCTGAGTTTGAACAAGTGGGTGTTGAATTAATTGGTGACGGTACTACGAGCGCAGATGCTGAAGCGATTGCTTTAATGATTTCTGTTTTAAAGAAAGCAGGACTTAAGAACTTTAAAATTGCAATTGGTCATATTGGGTATGCCAATGCCTTATTCAAAGAGGTGCTTGGCAATCAAGAACGTGCAGACGTGTTAAGACGTTTTCTTTATGAGAAAAATTATGTTGGCTATCGTGAGCATGTGAAGGGCTTGCCATTATCATCAATTGATAAAGAACGTTTATTTACATTACTAAAATTACGTGGTGGGATCGAGAAGGTAGATGAGGCGAAGGAGCTTGTTACCTCTCAAGAAGCACGAAGTTCATTAGAAGAAGTTTCTCAATTATGGAATGCGCTTGAAGCATATCAGGTAACAGACTACTTAAAGTTAGATTTAAATATTGTGAGTCATATGAGCTATTATACTGGTGTTTTATTTGAGGTGTATGCGGACAATGTTGGTTTTATCATCGGAAATGGAGGACGTTATGACCACTTATTCGAGAAATTTAATCGTGCTGCGCCAGCAACAGGTTTTGGTCTTCACCTTGATCGATTGATTGAAGCACTTAATGAAACAGAAGAGGCTAAGCTTCAATGTGTGATTTATAGCCAAGAACGACGTGCAGAAGCGATTTCGTTTGCAACAGAACTACGTGAAGATGGCAAACGAGTGGTGATGCAGGATATCACAGGCATTAAAGATGTTGATGCTTATACAAAGAAATTTGAAGAAGTAAGCTATTTTATCGGATCAAGAAAGGAGGAGCTGTAG
- the ppaX gene encoding pyrophosphatase PpaX, whose translation MKINTLLFDLDGTLINTNELIIESFLHTLHWYYPDQYKREDVLPFIGPTLYDTFNSINAEKVEEMVKVYRKFNHEQHDVLVKEYETVFETVKTLKEKGFKLGIVTTKIRATVNMGLTLTKLDQFFDVVVTLDDVENAKPHPEPVLKALEQLGSKPEEAIMVGDNHHDVEAGKNAGTKTAGVAWSIKGRDYISSHNPDYLLETMSDLLPIVGVE comes from the coding sequence ATGAAAATTAATACACTCTTATTCGATTTAGATGGAACATTAATCAATACAAACGAATTAATCATTGAATCCTTTCTCCATACTTTACATTGGTATTACCCGGATCAATATAAAAGAGAAGATGTGTTACCGTTTATAGGACCAACTCTTTATGATACATTCAATAGCATTAACGCTGAAAAAGTGGAAGAAATGGTGAAGGTGTACCGCAAATTTAATCATGAACAGCATGATGTTCTTGTAAAAGAGTATGAGACCGTTTTTGAAACAGTAAAAACATTGAAGGAAAAAGGTTTTAAGCTAGGTATTGTCACAACAAAAATTCGTGCCACCGTGAATATGGGCTTAACATTAACAAAGCTTGATCAGTTTTTTGATGTAGTTGTCACGCTTGATGATGTTGAAAATGCAAAACCACATCCAGAGCCAGTTCTAAAAGCATTGGAGCAGTTAGGATCAAAGCCTGAGGAAGCCATTATGGTCGGAGATAATCACCATGATGTAGAGGCAGGTAAAAATGCTGGCACTAAAACAGCGGGAGTTGCGTGGAGCATTAAAGGAAGAGACTACATTAGCAGCCACAATCCCGATTACTTACTTGAAACAATGAGTGATCTATTACCAATAGTCGGAGTGGAATAA